The following proteins are encoded in a genomic region of Candidatus Cloacimonadota bacterium:
- the mobB gene encoding molybdopterin-guanine dinucleotide biosynthesis protein B, whose protein sequence is MKAIAVIGYHHTGKTSTVVNLVRELCSRGHTVATIKDIHSEKFRADTPGKNSALHIKAGSKLTVARGIYDTALIFPRSLPLNEIMPHIAADFLVIEGMKAAPMAKIVCADSEAQLTELIDDTCIGISDIITNSDFKHDKLDVFRIPQDVSALCDTVLAHSFEILPAADPECCQRCGGTCLQMAGDIVQGRRKRSECVLDGTSRISLKVGGKDVLIVPFVQDILKDSIMAIVNNLRDIAPNQEIQINIRT, encoded by the coding sequence ATGAAAGCTATTGCGGTAATTGGATATCATCACACCGGAAAGACAAGCACTGTCGTAAATCTGGTGCGGGAGCTCTGTAGCCGCGGACACACGGTTGCCACCATCAAAGATATCCATAGCGAAAAATTCCGCGCTGATACTCCTGGAAAGAACAGCGCATTACACATCAAAGCAGGCAGCAAACTGACGGTTGCCCGCGGGATTTACGATACAGCGCTTATCTTTCCCAGATCATTGCCCCTAAACGAGATCATGCCCCATATTGCCGCAGACTTCTTGGTGATAGAAGGTATGAAAGCTGCGCCGATGGCAAAGATAGTATGTGCCGACAGCGAAGCCCAATTGACCGAATTGATTGACGACACCTGCATCGGCATAAGCGACATCATCACAAATAGCGACTTCAAGCACGACAAGCTTGATGTGTTCAGGATACCTCAGGATGTCTCCGCACTTTGTGATACGGTTTTGGCACATAGTTTTGAGATTCTTCCCGCTGCTGATCCGGAATGCTGCCAAAGATGCGGCGGAACATGTTTGCAGATGGCGGGAGACATCGTTCAAGGCCGCCGGAAGCGCAGTGAATGTGTGTTGGACGGCACCAGCAGGATCAGCCTGAAAGTAGGGGGTAAGGATGTGCTTATTGTTCCCTTTGTGCAGGATATTCTAAAGGATAGCATCATGGCTATTGTGAATAATCTACGCGACATTGCCCCCAATCAGGAGATTCAGATAAATATCCGCACATGA
- the ispF gene encoding 2-C-methyl-D-erythritol 2,4-cyclodiphosphate synthase: MRIGLGYDVHRLVEGRKLILGGVHIPHHTGLLGHSDADVLIHSICDGLLGALAMGDIGQHFADSDPTFKDIDSRILLRRCYDMILSRHYKIANLDATICAAAPKLSPYVDEMRQNIAHDLDCDPDCISIKATTEEGLGISGFGEGMSATVVILVMPTS, translated from the coding sequence ATGAGAATTGGATTGGGTTACGACGTTCACCGCCTTGTGGAAGGGCGCAAGCTGATCCTTGGAGGCGTACACATTCCCCATCATACCGGGCTTTTGGGCCATTCCGATGCAGATGTCTTGATTCACAGCATCTGTGACGGTTTATTGGGAGCCTTGGCCATGGGTGATATTGGGCAGCATTTTGCCGATAGCGATCCTACTTTCAAAGACATCGACTCCAGAATCCTCCTAAGACGCTGTTATGACATGATCCTGTCCCGACACTACAAAATCGCAAACCTGGATGCCACAATATGTGCTGCAGCCCCAAAGCTGAGCCCCTATGTGGATGAAATGCGGCAAAACATCGCTCACGATCTGGATTGCGATCCCGATTGCATCTCTATAAAAGCAACTACTGAAGAGGGATTGGGCATCTCCGGTTTCGGAGAGGGGATGAGCGCCACCGTAGTGATCCTGGTAATGCCGACATCATGA